The proteins below are encoded in one region of Streptomyces sp. NBC_00490:
- a CDS encoding glycoside hydrolase family 43 protein, giving the protein MSRTPEVPDRRLLLKGALAAGALAVTPTVAAAAPSPKKTPPFVNPLVRNRADPHIHRHSDGHYYFTATAPEYDRIILRRSRTLNGLATAPESVIWTKHATGPMGAHIWAPEIHRIGGKWYIYFASAPAESIWDIRIWVLENASPNPFKGTWVERGQLKTAWETFSLDATTFTHRGSRYLAWAQHEPGMGNNTALWLSRMANPWTLTGPQVRLSTPEYDWECIGYKVNEGPSVIARNGRLFMSYSASATDFNYCMGLLTADADADLMDPATWSKSPTPVFTSNDTTKQYGPGHNSFTVAEDGRSDVLVYHARQYKEIVGDPLNDPNRHTRVQKLGWNADGTPDFGIPVADTAIDSVKESA; this is encoded by the coding sequence ATGAGCCGCACCCCCGAGGTCCCCGACAGGCGACTGCTGCTGAAAGGCGCCCTGGCCGCGGGCGCCCTCGCCGTGACCCCCACCGTCGCCGCAGCCGCTCCGAGCCCGAAGAAGACACCCCCGTTCGTGAACCCGCTCGTCCGCAACCGCGCCGATCCCCACATCCACCGGCACTCCGACGGCCACTACTACTTCACCGCCACCGCCCCCGAGTACGACCGGATCATCCTGCGCCGCTCCCGCACCCTGAACGGGCTGGCGACCGCACCCGAGTCGGTCATCTGGACCAAGCACGCGACCGGCCCCATGGGCGCCCACATCTGGGCGCCGGAGATCCACCGCATCGGCGGCAAGTGGTACATCTACTTCGCCTCCGCACCCGCCGAGAGCATCTGGGACATCCGTATCTGGGTCCTGGAGAACGCCAGTCCCAACCCGTTCAAGGGGACGTGGGTCGAACGCGGCCAGCTGAAGACGGCCTGGGAGACCTTCTCCCTCGACGCCACCACCTTCACCCACCGCGGCAGCCGCTACCTCGCCTGGGCCCAGCACGAGCCCGGCATGGGCAACAACACCGCGCTGTGGCTGTCGAGGATGGCGAACCCGTGGACCCTGACGGGCCCTCAAGTGCGGCTGTCCACACCCGAGTACGACTGGGAGTGCATCGGCTACAAGGTCAACGAGGGCCCCTCGGTCATCGCCCGCAACGGCCGTCTGTTCATGTCGTACTCGGCCAGCGCCACCGACTTCAACTACTGCATGGGCCTGCTGACCGCCGACGCGGACGCCGACCTCATGGACCCCGCCACCTGGTCCAAGTCGCCCACCCCGGTCTTCACCAGCAACGACACCACGAAGCAGTACGGCCCCGGCCACAACAGCTTCACCGTCGCCGAGGACGGCCGCAGCGACGTCCTCGTCTACCACGCCCGGCAGTACAAGGAGATCGTCGGCGACCCGCTGAACGACCCCAACCGGCACACCCGGGTCCAGAAGCTGGGCTGGAACGCGGACGGCACCCCGGACTTCGGCATACCGGTGGCGGACACCGCCATCGACTCGGTGAAGGAGAGTGCGTGA